One window of the Gemmatimonadota bacterium genome contains the following:
- the lspA gene encoding signal peptidase II: protein MLDQFTKWWVLQTMTLGESVPVLGSFFKLTYIHNPGAVFGIRLGNPYLHLLLACVALIVVGGLLWRISPEDRLAAIGLTLVLGGAIGNIIDRVRFGVVIDFLDFGIGTARWWVFNLADTCVSVGTALLIFAFGITSKHRKTVYNRDSSKNSAPT from the coding sequence ATGCTGGATCAATTCACCAAATGGTGGGTGTTGCAAACCATGACCTTGGGAGAATCTGTACCGGTATTGGGATCGTTTTTTAAGCTGACCTACATTCACAATCCGGGTGCAGTATTCGGCATCCGATTGGGCAACCCATACCTGCACCTGTTACTGGCTTGTGTGGCACTCATAGTGGTTGGTGGGTTACTGTGGCGGATCTCTCCAGAAGACCGTCTCGCAGCCATTGGTTTGACTCTGGTACTGGGAGGTGCAATTGGCAATATCATCGACCGCGTGCGATTTGGCGTCGTAATTGATTTTCTCGATTTTGGCATTGGAACTGCGCGGTGGTGGGTTTTTAACCTCGCGGATACCTGCGTCAGTGTGGGAACCGCCCTTTTAATTTTTGCTTTTGGCATCACATCTAAACACCGTAAGACGGTGTACAACCGTGATTCATCTAAAAATTCTGCCCCAACATGA
- a CDS encoding TraR/DksA family transcriptional regulator, translating to MTNRDLEYFRNLLETKRTSIVKDLGTLQSHSMQITSAESSGDLTYSDHMPDLGNSTMEREKAFLFAARDGAYLDQIEAALARIKKREFGTCRACGTPIPRERLEAVPTTEVCVPCKEKQNKSA from the coding sequence ATGACAAACCGTGATCTGGAGTATTTCAGAAATCTTTTAGAGACCAAACGCACCTCTATCGTTAAAGACCTGGGCACTTTGCAGAGCCATTCCATGCAGATCACCTCGGCAGAATCGTCGGGCGACCTGACGTATTCAGATCACATGCCCGATTTGGGCAATTCGACCATGGAACGCGAAAAGGCTTTTCTATTTGCAGCACGCGACGGTGCTTATCTGGACCAAATTGAAGCCGCTTTAGCGCGCATCAAAAAACGCGAATTTGGCACGTGTCGAGCGTGTGGAACTCCCATCCCAAGAGAAAGACTGGAAGCGGTGCCGACCACGGAAGTTTGCGTTCCTTGTAAAGAAAAACAAAACAAATCGGCATGA
- a CDS encoding NUDIX domain-containing protein encodes MIDDSWYRRPKGLRERHAAGGVVVRWDGHQILLALASERGHTDYVLPKGHIEAGEKIECAARREIEEEVGVSKLQLVEKLGTKERLDFHKKEWKITHYFLYSTEQIDAVPTDTTHHESMSWVPLDPLPVFFWPEQRALIEENARQIREAVDRKD; translated from the coding sequence ATGATCGACGATAGCTGGTACAGACGCCCCAAAGGGTTGCGAGAACGTCACGCTGCGGGCGGTGTGGTGGTGCGTTGGGATGGCCATCAGATATTGCTGGCTCTGGCCAGCGAAAGAGGGCACACCGACTATGTGTTGCCCAAAGGACACATTGAAGCGGGCGAGAAAATCGAATGTGCTGCCCGACGAGAGATCGAAGAAGAAGTTGGGGTATCAAAACTGCAACTCGTGGAAAAACTCGGTACAAAAGAACGACTTGATTTCCACAAGAAAGAGTGGAAAATAACACATTATTTTTTGTATTCGACCGAGCAGATTGATGCCGTGCCAACCGACACAACGCACCACGAAAGCATGTCCTGGGTGCCACTCGATCCACTCCCTGTGTTTTTCTGGCCGGAACAACGCGCGCTAATCGAAGAAAACGCGCGTCAAATTCGGGAAGCTGTGGATAGAAAGGATTAA
- the mtnP gene encoding S-methyl-5'-thioadenosine phosphorylase encodes MPEQIVRLGVMGGSGVYHMEGVEIVAEHRLATPFGAPSDAVVETRISDQSVYFLPRHGRGHVLLPSEVPYRANVYAMKQMGVTHLLAISAVGIMQETIKPGDMVVPDQIFDRTRGIRASTFFGGGIAGHVAFADPFCGELRDLLLAAAKNSGVTTHDGGTYICMEGPQFSTRAESHFYRREVNATVIGMTALPEAKLAREAEMCYAMLATGTDYDCWHEAEEDVSVEAVVAVLKANAEHANQIVCTLAAQLPRTSDCDCLNAAQFAIITSPDAISSAAKERLSLLYDKYWT; translated from the coding sequence ATGCCTGAACAGATTGTTCGACTGGGTGTTATGGGCGGATCTGGTGTTTATCACATGGAAGGTGTGGAAATCGTAGCCGAACATCGCCTTGCCACACCTTTTGGCGCGCCCTCAGATGCAGTTGTCGAAACGCGTATAAGCGACCAATCGGTATATTTTTTGCCCCGTCATGGACGCGGGCATGTGCTGTTGCCTTCTGAAGTGCCCTATCGCGCCAATGTATATGCCATGAAACAGATGGGCGTGACGCATCTGTTGGCGATAAGTGCTGTGGGAATTATGCAGGAAACCATAAAACCGGGTGATATGGTAGTGCCCGATCAAATTTTTGATCGCACCCGCGGCATCCGTGCGAGCACATTTTTTGGCGGGGGCATCGCCGGACATGTGGCTTTTGCCGATCCTTTTTGCGGCGAATTGCGCGATTTGCTGTTGGCTGCTGCAAAAAATTCCGGAGTGACCACCCACGATGGCGGAACGTATATCTGTATGGAGGGACCGCAGTTCTCCACGCGCGCAGAGTCCCATTTTTACCGCCGAGAAGTCAATGCGACCGTGATCGGGATGACGGCTTTGCCCGAAGCCAAGCTCGCGCGCGAGGCCGAAATGTGTTATGCGATGCTGGCTACTGGCACCGATTACGATTGCTGGCATGAAGCCGAAGAAGATGTGTCGGTCGAAGCTGTGGTCGCTGTGTTAAAAGCCAATGCCGAACACGCAAATCAAATTGTATGCACATTGGCTGCACAGTTGCCCAGAACATCGGATTGCGATTGTCTCAATGCCGCACAATTTGCGATTATTACATCGCCAGATGCTATTTCCAGCGCGGCAAAAGAACGTCTCAGTCTTTTATACGACAAGTACTGGACCTGA
- a CDS encoding DivIVA domain-containing protein yields the protein MNITPLDIRKQIFKKSFRGYDQEEVQAFLDMLATEVEHLGAENIELKEHLNALQSEVHHYRSIEQTLQEMLRTAQQTAEEVKENGQKEARLIVKEAEIRSNRAIEKARTQVHEIRTEIVELQNQRDMFLSRFKALIQVQTDFLDQLKVITFDVVQEDIPKVEDEATDQDDEDA from the coding sequence GTGAACATCACACCACTGGATATTCGCAAGCAGATTTTTAAGAAGTCTTTTCGCGGTTATGATCAAGAGGAAGTGCAGGCATTTCTCGACATGCTGGCTACAGAAGTCGAACATCTCGGCGCCGAAAATATCGAACTAAAAGAACATCTCAATGCGTTGCAATCAGAAGTGCATCACTATCGGTCAATAGAGCAAACCCTCCAGGAGATGCTCAGAACTGCCCAACAAACGGCTGAGGAAGTCAAGGAAAATGGACAAAAAGAAGCGCGGCTGATTGTGAAAGAAGCAGAGATCCGCAGCAATCGGGCCATTGAAAAAGCGCGCACGCAGGTGCATGAGATCCGCACAGAGATTGTGGAGTTACAAAATCAACGCGATATGTTCTTGTCCAGATTTAAAGCTCTGATACAGGTTCAGACTGATTTTTTAGACCAATTGAAAGTGATAACCTTCGATGTGGTGCAAGAGGATATCCCGAAAGTAGAAGATGAAGCCACAGATCAGGACGATGAAGATGCCTGA
- a CDS encoding YggT family protein — protein MVDVVAQAIILIQQAIDWMLVALVIGMVTLLLLRAILVRMSSFGWSQYYVRRITDPLVWPIAQHMPGNTAAAPLILVIATLIGAFFFKWLTNDVLRSLIGLLHGISSGEILHIIGWLLYGAVAVLLVLIIARIVFSWLPFVRGGRFMWTLYSLTEPIMGPFRQIVPPLGMFDLSPILLILLLQVVQSAIQSVFEL, from the coding sequence ATGGTTGATGTGGTTGCTCAGGCGATTATTTTAATACAACAAGCCATTGACTGGATGCTTGTTGCATTGGTAATCGGCATGGTGACGTTATTGCTATTACGCGCTATTTTGGTGCGTATGAGTTCTTTTGGCTGGTCTCAATATTATGTTCGGCGCATAACCGATCCGCTCGTGTGGCCCATTGCGCAACACATGCCTGGAAATACCGCTGCGGCACCGTTGATTCTGGTGATTGCGACATTGATCGGGGCATTTTTTTTTAAGTGGTTGACCAACGATGTGCTGCGTTCACTTATAGGATTGTTACACGGTATTTCTTCTGGCGAAATCCTGCATATCATCGGATGGTTGCTCTATGGAGCCGTTGCGGTTTTGCTGGTTTTAATTATCGCGCGTATCGTATTTTCGTGGTTGCCCTTTGTGCGCGGGGGCAGATTTATGTGGACCCTTTATAGCTTGACTGAGCCCATTATGGGACCTTTTCGACAGATCGTTCCTCCACTGGGCATGTTCGATTTGTCGCCCATTTTGTTAATTTTACTTCTGCAGGTTGTTCAAAGTGCCATTCAAAGTGTATTTGAGTTATAG
- a CDS encoding YggS family pyridoxal phosphate-dependent enzyme, producing MSAIAENLKRVQDRIDRAIHRSGQSADAVKLIVVTKTWPADVVQQVVDAGTWVLGESRVQEAQHKVPEVDGVVSWHLVGHLQRNKVKQALPLFDLIHSVDTLRLAKEISRCAVRRNTPTRVLVQVNTSGETSKFGISPNAALDLVAQVDDLQGVSVTGLMTIGAFDPDPETARPNFVLLRQIRDRIAIHKPHVSALSMGMTSDFEVAIEEGATMVRVGTAIFGQRAV from the coding sequence ATGTCGGCAATTGCTGAGAACTTAAAGCGCGTCCAGGACCGCATAGATAGGGCTATCCATCGGTCCGGGCAGTCGGCAGATGCGGTTAAATTGATTGTTGTAACAAAGACCTGGCCTGCCGATGTCGTGCAACAGGTCGTAGATGCGGGAACATGGGTTTTAGGTGAAAGTCGCGTACAAGAGGCACAGCACAAGGTCCCAGAGGTGGACGGCGTGGTATCATGGCATTTGGTTGGACACCTACAGCGCAACAAAGTCAAACAGGCGTTGCCTTTATTCGACCTGATTCACTCGGTTGACACATTGCGCCTGGCGAAAGAGATCAGCCGGTGCGCCGTGCGGAGAAACACCCCAACTCGCGTATTAGTACAGGTAAATACATCGGGCGAAACATCGAAGTTCGGCATATCGCCCAACGCGGCATTGGATCTGGTCGCGCAGGTCGATGACCTGCAGGGCGTTTCGGTGACAGGGCTGATGACAATTGGCGCATTTGATCCAGACCCCGAAACAGCGCGACCAAATTTTGTCTTATTGCGACAAATCAGGGACCGCATTGCAATTCACAAGCCCCATGTATCTGCCCTGTCTATGGGGATGACCAGCGACTTTGAAGTCGCAATTGAAGAAGGCGCGACAATGGTTCGCGTGGGCACGGCGATTTTTGGCCAGCGGGCGGTATAG
- a CDS encoding ABC transporter ATP-binding protein — MEKVRREVSELAIELRDIQKVFVTDSNRVEALAQISLQIAQGEFVSMIGPSGCGKTSLMRIVGDLETPTKGTVRVLGKIPETARRERLVGFVFQHPSLLAWRTVEENVRLPAEVFGDAEVLSRVSEMIDIVGLAGFEQAYPRELSGGMQSRVAIARVLTFRPSVLLMDEPFGALDEMTREKMQIELLRIWQATGAAVLFITHSISEALLLSDRVVVMSARPGKIAEDLSVNFPHPRENTLRADPQFVAMEAHLRERLEG; from the coding sequence ATTGAAAAGGTAAGACGCGAAGTGAGTGAATTAGCCATTGAACTGCGGGATATTCAAAAGGTTTTTGTGACCGACAGCAACCGGGTAGAAGCACTCGCACAAATTTCTCTGCAAATAGCGCAGGGGGAATTTGTCAGTATGATCGGACCCTCGGGATGTGGCAAAACGAGCTTAATGCGGATTGTCGGCGACCTGGAAACACCGACAAAGGGCACGGTTCGCGTACTGGGGAAAATACCCGAAACCGCACGGCGCGAACGGTTGGTGGGCTTTGTATTTCAACATCCCTCGCTTCTCGCCTGGCGCACAGTAGAAGAAAATGTGCGCCTACCCGCCGAGGTCTTTGGAGACGCAGAAGTTTTAAGCCGGGTCTCTGAGATGATCGACATTGTTGGATTGGCTGGATTTGAGCAGGCGTATCCGCGCGAACTATCGGGCGGCATGCAATCGCGGGTCGCCATAGCCAGAGTCTTGACCTTCCGCCCATCCGTTTTGCTTATGGACGAGCCTTTTGGGGCACTGGACGAAATGACGCGGGAAAAGATGCAAATTGAACTATTGCGAATATGGCAGGCAACAGGTGCTGCTGTCTTATTTATCACCCACAGCATCTCCGAAGCATTGCTCCTCTCCGACCGCGTTGTGGTAATGTCTGCCAGACCCGGCAAAATCGCGGAAGACCTGAGCGTTAACTTTCCCCACCCTCGGGAAAACACCTTGCGCGCTGACCCACAATTTGTGGCAATGGAAGCCCATTTGCGCGAGCGGCTGGAAGGATGA